The sequence CTTTACCCAATACGATTGAGGTAATTGGAGAGAGAGCTTTTCAGGCCTGCGTTAATTTAGTAAACATAAATATTCCAGAAGGCATCCATTCTGTGAACGCCGCCGCATTTTTCTTGTGTGAAAATTTACAATCTATCAGCATTCCTAGTAGTCTTTCTTTTGTGGGACCAGATCTTTTTGCAGGGTGCGAGAAGTTGGCCACTGTTTATTATGGTGGCGATTCTAATGGTTGGAACGCAATGCGCATTTCTATACCTGAGAATACTATTGTCAATTTAGCAGAAACCTGGATTAGTGTTCCTGGAATAGAGGGCGGACTAGTTAAGTTTGACAGAAACAAAGGTACTATAACTGAAGTAGAGAAAACAGTTCGTGTGGCCAACATTCCGAGCGCCATTGATGGAATTGCAGTGATCGAGATAGCTTCAGAAGCGTTTTATGATTGCAACAATTTGCGCGCTGCCTATTTGCCAAATACTGTAAATTCTATACCAGATGGATTGTTTGAAAATTGTAGTAGTCTAGCTTTGGTCTACATTCCAGACAGCGTTCAATATATTGGTCAAAAAGCATTTTGGGGATGCGTTAGTCTCAAAAATATCGATCTACCAGATGAGTTATTGGAACTTGGCGATCGGGCCTTTTTCGGATGCGATAACATTACTAGAATCAATATTCCAGAAAAGGTGGAGAAGCTAGGTAATTTGTTATTTGGCGGATGCGACAACTTAGATACCATTGTAATAAAAGGCAATGTTAGCGAGATTGCTCCGGATGCATTTAGTTATTGTAATAAACTAGAAATGATTTATTACAACGGCAGCTACGTGTATTGGGATTCATTGCAAATTAATGTTGCAGCAAATATAGAAGTAATTTGTAATGCCGATGTCACAATGCCGTCGTTGCCTTATGATAAAATCGCGCATATCAATACTAAAATGGACGCAATCTCGGTGTTGGGCAATGCAATCATGCAGTTATCTGGTGAGCAAAGGTCCGATGCCAATAGTGTGGATGCGGTCGCTCAGTTTGCAGAGGCGATGATTGCCCATGTTGCTAGTGTGTATATCGCACCATATGATAACGGAATTTTAGCCATAAACTATGATACACTTTTGGAATTTGAGCAAACTGCTATTGACCTAGCTAACGATCTCTTTTTGTTTATCAATAACTCGGGGATGATGCTAACACGTAAGTTAGAGCATGAAATCAGAATTTATACTAAACCAAATACGATAATAAATATCGATCCCAATGTGGCTATGTCTAAATTTGACAAATTATGGATTTCTACTGGAAATTTGGAAGTTGCCATTGATTTAGATAAAGTTGTCGGAGAAGCTGCAATTGAGATTGCAACAAATGTGGATGATGGG is a genomic window of Candidatus Epulonipiscium viviparus containing:
- a CDS encoding leucine-rich repeat protein, with protein sequence MIKKISFLIVTAVLMSPVVVCAQASAAVIREDLDWIEVEGILEGRVKFDAATGEIVAVEESVTVAHIPFEINGAAVKAIGPSAFGWCTNLTSLSLPNTIEVIGERAFQACVNLVNINIPEGIHSVNAAAFFLCENLQSISIPSSLSFVGPDLFAGCEKLATVYYGGDSNGWNAMRISIPENTIVNLAETWISVPGIEGGLVKFDRNKGTITEVEKTVRVANIPSAIDGIAVIEIASEAFYDCNNLRAAYLPNTVNSIPDGLFENCSSLALVYIPDSVQYIGQKAFWGCVSLKNIDLPDELLELGDRAFFGCDNITRINIPEKVEKLGNLLFGGCDNLDTIVIKGNVSEIAPDAFSYCNKLEMIYYNGSYVYWDSLQINVAANIEVICNADVTMPSLPYDKIAHINTKMDAISVLGNAIMQLSGEQRSDANSVDAVAQFAEAMIAHVASVYIAPYDNGILAINYDTLLEFEQTAIDLANDLFLFINNSGMMLTRKLEHEIRIYTKPNTIINIDPNVAMSKFDKLWISTGNLEVAIDLDKVVGEAAIEIATNVDDGYRISYTGGGTPLTVAITVPDEDFKYQTLSENGTIIGGKYNPATNKLEAKTTVDNGVYTVINNQKYFSDIDRTSAQMQESINFLAAKGIITGRDGTVINDTILNVFEPDAPISRAEVATMLVKVLYAYDSNANAWYDDVAEDDWYVAAAGSAHNIGIMIGEDNKFRGNDPITQEEFMSVVARVLQLDKDYIEVDNINKYLSEYADAASIVWAHEDIAFATREDLVMRYNSANFMPTATVTRGEAAVILKKLFDRLE